From a single Endozoicomonas euniceicola genomic region:
- a CDS encoding electron transfer flavoprotein subunit beta/FixA family protein, translated as MKILVAVKRVIDYNVKVRVKPDHSDVDLTNVKMAINPFCEIAVEEAVRLKEKGVASEIVAVSLGPKACQEQLRTALALGADRSILVETDEPLSSLSVAKLLKAIADEEKPDLVILGKQAIDSDNNQTGQMLAALSGMPQATFASEVNVEGDKVTVTREVDGGLQTLALSLPAVVTTDLRLNEPRYAALPNIMKAKRKPLDVKTPEALGVSVSSTITTVKVEPPAQRSAGIKVSSVDELVEKLKNEAKVI; from the coding sequence ATGAAGATTCTTGTAGCCGTTAAGCGAGTCATCGACTACAACGTTAAGGTCCGCGTTAAGCCGGATCATTCCGATGTTGATCTTACGAATGTCAAGATGGCCATCAACCCGTTCTGTGAAATTGCCGTAGAAGAAGCGGTTCGATTGAAGGAGAAAGGGGTTGCCAGTGAAATTGTAGCGGTTTCTCTGGGTCCAAAAGCGTGCCAGGAGCAGCTGAGAACTGCGCTGGCGCTGGGTGCTGACCGGAGTATTCTGGTTGAAACTGATGAGCCGCTCAGCTCACTGAGCGTTGCCAAACTGTTAAAAGCCATTGCTGATGAAGAGAAGCCAGACCTTGTTATTCTGGGCAAGCAGGCTATCGACAGCGACAATAACCAGACCGGGCAGATGCTGGCAGCATTATCCGGTATGCCACAGGCGACCTTTGCTTCAGAAGTGAATGTAGAGGGTGACAAGGTGACTGTAACCCGGGAAGTTGATGGTGGTTTACAAACACTCGCATTATCACTGCCTGCCGTAGTGACCACAGACCTGCGCTTGAATGAACCTCGCTACGCCGCACTGCCAAATATCATGAAAGCCAAGCGCAAACCTCTGGACGTTAAAACCCCGGAAGCCCTGGGAGTCAGCGTCTCTTCAACCATTACCACTGTGAAAGTCGAACCACCCGCACAACGCAGTGCCGGCATCAAAGTCAGCAGTGTGGATGAGCTGGTAGAAAAACTAAAAAATGAAGCGAAGGTAATCTGA
- a CDS encoding DUF4400 domain-containing protein — MTNSQKQTSPIVVWCYGLGLILLWLAIPGQNMNQYLQKEQQQYASSLGEENGTWIINNGQLFYSKIVFETGVQSFLLKHTTPDRKMGEGLATTIEFFQGVVRNFLTLLQQLFYRIALLIACFPYWGIVLLAAILDGWLIRKIRYHDFHYTSPLRNLWSRRLCRWIPGLFLYLVMIPWSFPVWLFPVMAWLTTLSLGWWTANWQKRV, encoded by the coding sequence ATGACAAACTCTCAAAAACAGACCAGCCCCATCGTTGTCTGGTGCTATGGGCTGGGTCTCATTCTGCTCTGGCTGGCTATTCCCGGACAAAACATGAATCAATACCTTCAGAAAGAGCAACAGCAATACGCCAGTAGTCTGGGGGAAGAGAACGGCACCTGGATTATCAATAACGGGCAGCTTTTCTACTCCAAAATAGTGTTTGAAACTGGTGTTCAGAGCTTTCTGCTGAAACACACCACACCGGATCGCAAGATGGGCGAAGGACTCGCCACAACCATCGAGTTTTTTCAGGGCGTTGTCCGAAACTTCCTGACACTTCTGCAACAACTGTTTTATCGTATTGCCCTGCTAATCGCCTGCTTTCCTTATTGGGGCATCGTTCTGCTGGCGGCGATATTGGATGGATGGCTGATCCGGAAAATACGCTACCATGATTTCCATTACACCAGCCCACTGCGAAACCTCTGGAGTCGCAGACTATGCCGATGGATTCCGGGACTGTTCCTGTATCTGGTGATGATTCCCTGGTCTTTTCCGGTCTGGCTCTTTCCTGTTATGGCGTGGCTGACCACGCTTTCACTGGGTTGGTGGACAGCCAACTGGCAGAAACGTGTCTGA
- the uvrC gene encoding excinuclease ABC subunit UvrC, with product MDTGDHSERFDYKTFLEQAPNRPGVYDMRNEQGETLYIGKAKNLKNRLSSYFRPAGLTTKTMALVSKIHSINLTITRSETEALILEQNLIKDRRPKYNILLKDDKSYPYIYLSTEDEFPAVVYQRGKPKSKKGQFFGPYPSGWAVRDSLNLMQKVFKLRQCDNNYFRNRTRPCLQYQINRCKAPCVNLVSKDEYEQDVADTRQFLEGKSQQLIRTLIKRMETESERLNFEQAAEIRDQINHLRQVQEAQSVDKGAANADVVGVSEQSGSVCFDVLFVRGGRVLGHKSYFPDFKLEADSNDYLAGFLGQFYIKLSDSRDYPAEIIIPVEYQESAVLAEAITEVSGKKVAIKHRVRGERNEWLSLANKNADMSLENLLASKTHSLQRTEQLTALLSLSETISRMECFDISHTFGEETVASCVVFGSAGPLKSEYRRFNVKGVTAGDDYDAMRFALHKRYKNLKENPENTPGVIIIDGGKGQLGIAEEVMNELSLQHIPLLGVAKGVSRKPGLETLIYQGTELHSKGNEAALLLIQQIRDEAHRFAITGHRQRRQKARQKSTLESIPGVGAKRRSALLKFFGGRHGVMEAPVEELAKVEGISHKLAEQIYEHLHSD from the coding sequence ATGGATACAGGCGATCATTCCGAACGCTTCGACTACAAGACGTTTCTTGAACAGGCTCCCAACCGGCCGGGGGTCTATGATATGCGTAATGAACAGGGCGAGACTCTGTATATTGGCAAAGCGAAAAACCTGAAGAACCGGTTGTCCAGCTATTTCCGGCCTGCCGGATTGACTACAAAAACCATGGCACTGGTCAGTAAAATTCACAGTATCAACCTGACCATCACACGTTCAGAAACGGAAGCGTTGATTCTGGAACAGAATCTGATTAAGGACAGACGACCAAAGTATAATATCCTTCTGAAAGACGACAAATCCTATCCTTATATTTACCTGTCCACCGAGGATGAATTCCCAGCTGTCGTTTACCAGCGGGGTAAGCCGAAAAGCAAAAAGGGTCAGTTTTTTGGTCCTTATCCCAGTGGCTGGGCGGTACGGGATAGTCTTAACCTGATGCAGAAAGTCTTTAAATTACGACAGTGCGATAACAATTATTTCCGAAACCGCACCCGTCCGTGTTTGCAGTATCAAATTAATCGCTGCAAGGCACCCTGCGTCAATCTCGTCAGCAAGGATGAGTATGAGCAGGATGTGGCCGATACCCGGCAGTTTCTTGAGGGAAAAAGCCAGCAGCTCATTCGTACCCTGATCAAACGTATGGAAACCGAATCGGAGCGGCTCAACTTTGAGCAGGCTGCTGAAATTCGTGACCAGATCAACCATCTTCGGCAGGTTCAGGAGGCGCAGTCAGTCGATAAAGGGGCTGCAAATGCCGATGTGGTCGGCGTGTCTGAGCAATCCGGCAGTGTCTGTTTTGATGTACTATTTGTACGAGGGGGCAGAGTACTGGGGCATAAGAGTTATTTTCCTGACTTCAAACTGGAAGCGGACAGCAATGATTATCTGGCAGGTTTTCTGGGACAGTTTTATATCAAACTGAGTGACAGCCGTGACTATCCTGCGGAGATAATTATCCCAGTCGAATACCAGGAATCAGCGGTTCTGGCCGAAGCAATCACGGAAGTGAGTGGAAAAAAAGTTGCGATTAAGCACCGTGTTCGCGGCGAGCGTAATGAATGGCTGTCGCTGGCCAACAAAAATGCTGACATGAGTCTTGAGAACCTGCTCGCCAGCAAAACCCATAGTCTACAGCGAACAGAGCAGCTGACAGCATTATTGTCGTTATCAGAGACCATCAGCCGGATGGAATGTTTCGATATCAGTCATACATTTGGTGAAGAAACCGTGGCATCCTGTGTTGTATTTGGTTCAGCGGGTCCTCTAAAAAGTGAGTATCGTCGTTTTAATGTCAAAGGCGTAACAGCGGGTGATGACTATGATGCAATGCGTTTCGCCTTGCACAAACGCTATAAAAATCTCAAAGAAAACCCTGAAAATACACCGGGTGTTATCATTATTGATGGCGGTAAAGGGCAGCTTGGCATTGCAGAAGAGGTGATGAATGAGCTGTCTTTGCAGCATATTCCCCTGCTAGGTGTCGCTAAAGGCGTCAGTCGAAAGCCAGGACTGGAAACGTTGATTTATCAGGGCACTGAGCTGCACTCCAAAGGCAATGAAGCAGCATTATTGTTAATTCAGCAAATACGGGATGAAGCACACCGTTTTGCTATTACCGGCCACCGGCAGCGCCGACAGAAAGCCCGGCAAAAATCCACCCTCGAATCCATTCCCGGTGTTGGCGCCAAAAGACGTTCAGCCCTGTTAAAGTTCTTTGGCGGACGTCATGGTGTTATGGAAGCGCCTGTTGAAGAACTGGCAAAAGTTGAGGGCATCAGCCATAAGCTGGCGGAGCAGATTTACGAACACTTACACTCTGACTGA
- a CDS encoding DUF1285 domain-containing protein: MTVQLVSKDKPTPTSLTKNLQSLQQKGLPPVHDWNPGFCGEIDMRICVDGHWEYMGSPIGRESMVRLFSTVLRHDDDEHFYLVTPVEKVRITVDDVPFVAVSVETVDEHLVFTTNVGDKVVLNQEHPLRLSNAGEGVPYILVRDRLEARIHRNVYYELVSMAKLQLVNGQEQLCINSGGHDYSLGLVE, from the coding sequence ATGACGGTACAGCTTGTGTCTAAAGATAAACCCACCCCCACATCACTGACAAAAAACCTGCAGTCATTGCAGCAGAAGGGCTTACCCCCGGTGCATGACTGGAACCCTGGCTTTTGCGGTGAAATCGATATGCGCATCTGTGTTGACGGCCATTGGGAATATATGGGGTCACCCATTGGCAGAGAGTCGATGGTACGCCTTTTTTCAACCGTTCTCAGGCATGACGATGATGAGCATTTCTATCTCGTAACACCCGTCGAAAAGGTGCGGATAACCGTTGATGATGTACCTTTTGTGGCAGTTTCTGTAGAAACTGTTGATGAACATCTTGTGTTTACAACGAATGTTGGTGACAAGGTCGTACTTAACCAGGAACACCCTCTAAGGCTGTCGAATGCTGGCGAAGGCGTGCCTTATATTCTGGTCAGGGATCGTCTTGAGGCGCGTATTCACCGTAATGTGTATTACGAGCTGGTCAGCATGGCTAAGCTTCAGCTGGTCAATGGTCAGGAGCAATTATGCATCAATAGTGGTGGACACGACTATTCTCTTGGGCTGGTTGAATAA
- the pgsA gene encoding CDP-diacylglycerol--glycerol-3-phosphate 3-phosphatidyltransferase, with translation MNVPNILTSLRIILVPILVLVFYLPFEWRYLASASIFFVAAVTDWFDGYLARRWNQTTAFGAFFDPVADKIMVATALCLLIEEFGAFWMTVPSMIIIGREIVISALREWMAELGKRTSVAVNRIGKLKTAAQMMAITLLLLTPAPLAGIIGYVGLALLYASSVLTLWSMYVYIRAAWPDLSPFSKD, from the coding sequence ATGAATGTCCCGAATATACTGACATCCCTGCGCATTATCCTGGTTCCCATTCTTGTACTGGTTTTCTATTTGCCTTTTGAATGGCGTTATCTGGCTTCTGCCTCTATCTTTTTTGTGGCAGCCGTTACCGACTGGTTTGATGGCTACCTTGCCCGCCGATGGAATCAGACCACCGCTTTTGGTGCATTCTTTGACCCGGTTGCAGATAAAATCATGGTGGCTACCGCGCTCTGTTTGTTGATTGAAGAGTTTGGTGCATTCTGGATGACAGTCCCCTCTATGATCATCATAGGCAGGGAGATCGTTATTTCAGCTCTGCGGGAATGGATGGCCGAGCTGGGAAAGCGGACCAGTGTTGCAGTAAACAGGATAGGTAAACTTAAAACCGCTGCGCAGATGATGGCAATTACCTTGCTGCTTCTTACACCAGCGCCTTTGGCAGGAATCATTGGTTATGTTGGCCTGGCACTTCTTTATGCTTCATCAGTGCTCACCTTATGGTCTATGTATGTGTATATTCGTGCAGCATGGCCTGATTTATCCCCGTTTTCCAAGGACTGA
- a CDS encoding electron transfer flavoprotein-ubiquinone oxidoreductase, which yields MERESMAFDVVIVGAGPSGLSAACRLMQQAQESGQEVSVCVVEKGSEVGAHILSGAVFEPTALNELFPDWKEKGAPLNTPVVADDIYVLRNADKSIKIPNVFVPKTMHNEGNYIISLGNLCRWLAEQAESMGAEIYPGFAASEVLYHEDGSVKGIATGDMGLAASGDKKESYMPGMELHAKYTLFTEGCRGHLGKQLIERFKLDDGKDPQHYGIGIKELWDIEPDKHKEGLVVHTAGWPLQESGSMGGGFLYHIENHQVVVGLITDLSYSNPHVSPFEEFQRYKQNPVIRQYLDGGKRVSYGARALTKGGPQSLPKMSFPGGLLLGCDAGTMNSAKIKGSHTAMKSGLLAAETVFKALQAGSEGRENLTSYQDQFDQSWLGIELRQQRNFSPAMHKFGNIFGAAFAFIDQNIFSGKLPFTLHDRVPDYKQLKPAADCPKLEYPKPDGIISFDRLGSVFLSNTNHEEDQPCHLKLADPDIPITSNLPLFDEPAQRYCPAGVYEVIEDEATGKKLFQINSQNCVHCKTCDIKDPAQNITWVTPEGTGGPNYPNM from the coding sequence ATGGAACGCGAATCTATGGCATTTGATGTAGTCATTGTGGGTGCTGGTCCCTCAGGTTTATCTGCTGCCTGTCGTTTAATGCAGCAGGCACAGGAGTCCGGTCAGGAAGTCAGCGTCTGCGTGGTTGAAAAGGGTTCAGAGGTGGGTGCCCATATTCTCTCTGGTGCCGTCTTTGAACCAACAGCACTTAATGAACTGTTTCCGGATTGGAAAGAGAAAGGCGCGCCCCTGAATACACCAGTGGTCGCCGATGACATTTATGTACTGCGGAACGCGGACAAAAGTATCAAGATCCCCAACGTCTTTGTTCCCAAAACCATGCACAATGAAGGCAACTATATTATCAGCCTCGGTAATCTGTGCCGCTGGCTGGCCGAACAGGCCGAAAGTATGGGGGCTGAAATCTACCCCGGATTTGCCGCTTCCGAAGTGCTTTACCATGAGGACGGCAGTGTAAAAGGTATTGCCACCGGGGATATGGGGTTAGCAGCCAGCGGTGACAAAAAAGAGAGCTATATGCCCGGCATGGAGCTGCATGCCAAATACACGCTGTTTACCGAAGGTTGTCGTGGACACCTGGGCAAACAGTTAATTGAACGGTTTAAACTGGACGATGGCAAAGACCCACAACATTACGGCATCGGAATAAAAGAGCTCTGGGATATCGAACCCGATAAGCACAAGGAAGGACTTGTCGTACATACGGCAGGTTGGCCGTTGCAGGAAAGCGGCTCGATGGGCGGTGGTTTTCTGTACCATATTGAAAACCATCAGGTAGTGGTGGGTCTGATTACCGACCTGAGTTATTCAAACCCACATGTCAGCCCTTTTGAAGAGTTTCAACGTTATAAGCAAAACCCGGTTATCAGGCAGTACCTGGACGGCGGCAAGCGTGTCTCCTATGGAGCCAGGGCTTTGACGAAAGGCGGCCCGCAGTCACTGCCGAAAATGTCATTCCCTGGTGGTTTACTACTCGGTTGTGACGCAGGAACCATGAATTCCGCCAAAATTAAAGGCAGCCATACCGCCATGAAGTCAGGACTGCTCGCAGCAGAAACCGTGTTTAAAGCTCTGCAGGCAGGTTCTGAAGGTCGGGAAAATCTGACCAGCTATCAGGATCAGTTTGATCAATCCTGGCTCGGTATTGAACTGCGCCAGCAGCGTAACTTCAGCCCGGCCATGCATAAATTTGGCAATATCTTTGGAGCGGCCTTCGCCTTTATTGATCAGAACATCTTTAGCGGTAAGCTGCCTTTTACATTGCACGACAGAGTTCCTGATTATAAACAGTTAAAACCGGCTGCAGACTGCCCTAAGCTGGAGTATCCGAAGCCAGATGGGATCATCAGTTTCGACCGTCTGGGTTCAGTCTTTCTCTCGAACACCAATCACGAAGAAGACCAGCCCTGTCATCTGAAACTGGCTGACCCTGATATTCCGATAACCAGCAACCTGCCTTTGTTTGATGAGCCTGCCCAGCGCTACTGCCCGGCGGGCGTGTACGAAGTGATTGAGGATGAAGCGACCGGTAAAAAACTGTTCCAGATTAACAGCCAAAACTGTGTTCACTGCAAAACCTGCGATATCAAAGACCCTGCTCAAAACATCACCTGGGTAACACCGGAGGGTACTGGAGGCCCCAATTACCCTAATATGTGA
- a CDS encoding electron transfer flavoprotein subunit alpha/FixB family protein: protein MAILVVADHDNAALGAATLNTLAAAGAIAADAGGEIHLLVAGSGCGGVAETAAAVAGVDKVLLADNGCYENQLAENVSLLVAELGKNYSHILISAGTTGKNVMPRVAALLDVDQISDIMRVESGDTFVRPIYAGNAIATVQSTAAVKVITVRTTGFDPVAAKGGSASVEALDIIHDAGISSFVSEELAESDRPELAAAEVVVSGGRGMGNGENFEILYKLADKLGAAVGASRAAVDAGFVPNDMQVGQTGKIVAPNLYVAIGISGAIQHLAGMKDSKVIVAINKDEDAPIFQVADYGLVADLFEVVPELEQKL, encoded by the coding sequence ATGGCTATTCTCGTTGTTGCAGATCATGATAATGCAGCCCTGGGTGCAGCCACGCTGAACACTCTGGCTGCTGCCGGTGCCATTGCTGCTGATGCGGGTGGAGAGATTCACCTGCTGGTGGCAGGTTCCGGATGCGGTGGCGTGGCAGAAACCGCTGCCGCCGTTGCCGGTGTTGATAAAGTGTTACTGGCTGATAACGGCTGCTATGAAAATCAGCTGGCCGAAAACGTCAGCCTGCTGGTGGCTGAATTAGGCAAGAATTACAGCCATATTCTTATCTCCGCAGGCACAACGGGTAAGAACGTTATGCCCAGAGTAGCCGCACTGCTGGATGTGGACCAGATTTCCGACATCATGCGTGTGGAAAGTGGTGATACTTTTGTACGCCCCATTTATGCCGGTAATGCCATTGCTACTGTTCAGTCTACCGCAGCTGTGAAGGTGATTACGGTCCGTACGACAGGGTTTGACCCTGTGGCTGCTAAAGGCGGCAGTGCCAGTGTTGAAGCGCTGGATATTATCCATGACGCCGGCATCTCCAGTTTTGTCAGCGAAGAGCTGGCGGAGTCAGACCGTCCGGAACTGGCTGCTGCAGAAGTGGTGGTGTCCGGCGGCAGAGGCATGGGGAATGGAGAGAACTTTGAAATTCTCTATAAACTGGCCGACAAGCTCGGAGCTGCGGTGGGAGCTTCCCGTGCTGCGGTTGACGCAGGCTTTGTACCGAATGATATGCAGGTAGGGCAAACAGGCAAAATTGTAGCCCCCAACCTGTATGTTGCTATCGGTATCTCTGGTGCCATACAGCATCTGGCCGGTATGAAAGACTCCAAAGTGATTGTGGCAATCAACAAGGATGAAGATGCGCCTATCTTTCAGGTAGCAGACTATGGTTTGGTAGCAGATCTGTTTGAAGTGGTGCCTGAGCTGGAACAAAAACTATAG
- the uvrY gene encoding UvrY/SirA/GacA family response regulator transcription factor, with protein MIRILIVDDHDLVRTGLSRMLGDMPGIEVVAEASSGEEAISVCRKECIDVVLMDVRMPGIGGLEATRKIHQSNPAIKVIAVTICDDLLYPTKLMEAGASGYVTKGINIDEMVIAIKAVAKGQRYICPDIAQMLALKSLQPDSDSPFDALSTREMQIALMIVGCEKVQSISDQLSLSPKTVNSYRYRIFEKLNISSDVELTHLAIRHGLVETV; from the coding sequence GTGATTCGCATTCTTATTGTTGATGATCACGATTTGGTACGAACCGGCCTTTCACGTATGCTGGGCGATATGCCAGGTATTGAAGTGGTTGCTGAAGCATCCAGTGGCGAAGAGGCTATTTCAGTCTGCCGAAAAGAGTGTATTGATGTGGTTCTGATGGATGTGAGAATGCCGGGCATTGGCGGCCTTGAAGCAACCCGTAAAATTCATCAGTCAAATCCCGCCATAAAAGTCATTGCTGTCACTATTTGTGATGATCTCCTCTACCCCACCAAGTTAATGGAAGCCGGTGCTTCAGGTTATGTCACCAAAGGCATTAATATCGATGAAATGGTCATAGCGATAAAAGCGGTAGCCAAAGGGCAGCGGTATATCTGTCCCGACATTGCCCAGATGCTGGCACTGAAATCGCTGCAACCCGATAGCGATTCTCCGTTTGATGCTCTTTCAACCAGAGAAATGCAGATTGCACTGATGATTGTTGGTTGTGAAAAGGTGCAGTCGATTTCAGATCAGTTATCACTAAGCCCTAAAACAGTGAATAGCTATCGATACCGAATATTCGAGAAGCTGAATATTTCCAGTGATGTTGAGCTGACGCACCTGGCTATACGACACGGTCTTGTGGAAACCGTTTAG
- the traF gene encoding conjugal transfer protein TraF, with protein sequence MFFLLLLLLLFPTPASTGERWFDRHSEGWFWYERIPEPEAAENDKTIAPSPILPVSLSTQWIRKNIGDYLDRAIDEHTKEHVSQYLYLDRLVKEKAERFARVGKQIIESAPMLDENVRRPISPAAAKISDDMVQYAREQVLRKIAKVAGVVFYYQGRCKLCQLQAQTLMALSQQYGFKLISFSTDGELISDFPDSRIDWKPPQALNIQAYPALFLMKPPDEIIQLRQGVSSYIDLHNRIVDSAHEAQWISEQEYRSTLIIREVWNDSTTNPTDLVLNRLRNIIQ encoded by the coding sequence ATGTTTTTCTTGCTTCTTTTATTGCTGCTTTTCCCAACGCCTGCCAGCACCGGCGAGCGATGGTTTGACCGACACTCTGAAGGCTGGTTCTGGTACGAACGCATTCCGGAACCGGAAGCAGCAGAAAACGATAAGACTATTGCACCGTCTCCGATATTACCGGTATCTCTCTCCACCCAATGGATCAGAAAAAACATAGGAGACTACCTGGACAGGGCGATTGATGAACACACTAAAGAACATGTCAGTCAGTACCTTTATCTGGACAGACTCGTAAAAGAGAAAGCTGAACGATTCGCCCGTGTCGGAAAGCAGATTATCGAAAGCGCCCCTATGCTTGATGAAAACGTCCGACGCCCTATATCTCCTGCTGCGGCCAAGATTAGTGACGACATGGTGCAATACGCCAGAGAACAGGTTTTACGGAAAATAGCGAAAGTCGCCGGAGTTGTCTTTTACTATCAGGGAAGGTGCAAGCTTTGTCAGCTGCAAGCCCAGACATTAATGGCGTTAAGTCAACAGTACGGATTTAAGCTGATTTCTTTTTCCACTGACGGTGAACTCATTTCTGATTTTCCTGACAGCCGGATCGACTGGAAACCTCCTCAGGCACTCAATATACAAGCCTATCCAGCTCTGTTTTTAATGAAACCGCCGGATGAGATCATCCAACTCAGGCAGGGGGTATCCTCTTATATCGATTTACACAACCGTATTGTTGACTCAGCCCACGAAGCCCAATGGATCAGTGAGCAAGAATACAGAAGTACCCTGATTATTCGGGAAGTCTGGAATGACTCCACTACAAATCCAACTGACTTAGTACTCAACAGACTCAGAAATATTATTCAATAG
- a CDS encoding YiiX/YebB-like N1pC/P60 family cysteine hydrolase produces MQLVKMLANWLTNWLMQEAHDITSPQCDFERIRHEVKPCDVLLIEGRSRVSNVIKQITQSPWSHAMLYIGRLHDIEDDRVREIIKESYDGSPDEQLVIESELGYGTVVHPLSLYEGDHLRICRPNGLSYGDSQKVIHYAVSRLGLDYDVRHILDLARFFFPYAILPRRWRSSLFESSPGQETKTVCSSMIAEAFSFIHFPILPLVKLDSQNGVQLFQRNPRLCTPRDFDYSPYFRIIKYPFLDYTHHSDYKLLPWHGHGALEGKEAEFYVSPNKLRELQQVNAEGIHATGSDIISENRNSPPS; encoded by the coding sequence ATGCAGCTCGTAAAAATGCTGGCCAACTGGTTGACCAACTGGCTCATGCAGGAAGCACACGACATCACCAGCCCCCAGTGCGATTTTGAACGCATCCGGCACGAAGTCAAACCCTGTGATGTATTACTGATCGAGGGCCGTTCCAGAGTCAGCAACGTTATTAAGCAGATTACCCAAAGTCCATGGTCCCACGCCATGTTGTATATCGGTCGCCTGCACGATATTGAAGACGACAGAGTTCGGGAAATTATAAAAGAATCTTACGATGGCTCTCCGGATGAGCAGCTGGTTATAGAAAGCGAACTGGGTTATGGCACTGTCGTTCACCCGTTAAGCCTCTACGAAGGTGATCATCTGCGCATCTGCCGCCCCAATGGCCTGAGCTACGGTGACAGCCAAAAGGTTATTCATTATGCGGTCAGCCGCCTCGGGCTTGATTATGATGTCCGGCATATTCTTGACCTGGCAAGATTCTTCTTTCCTTACGCAATTCTTCCCAGACGCTGGCGTTCAAGTCTGTTTGAAAGCTCTCCGGGACAGGAAACCAAAACCGTATGCTCCAGCATGATTGCTGAAGCGTTTAGCTTTATACATTTTCCGATACTCCCCCTGGTCAAGCTCGACAGCCAAAATGGTGTACAGCTGTTTCAGCGTAACCCAAGACTGTGTACACCCAGAGATTTTGACTATTCCCCCTACTTCCGCATTATTAAATACCCGTTCCTCGACTATACCCACCATTCTGATTACAAACTGTTGCCCTGGCACGGTCATGGTGCTTTGGAAGGAAAAGAAGCAGAATTTTATGTTTCACCCAATAAACTCAGAGAGTTACAGCAGGTTAACGCAGAAGGCATTCACGCTACAGGTTCCGATATAATCTCTGAAAACAGGAATTCCCCCCCTTCATAA
- a CDS encoding tyrosine-type recombinase/integrase, which translates to MARLEKRKSGWLARVRKKGIDQARTFDTKKEAADWASSLERKIDEYGKNAEEVVRHQLYRKTLRETFVRYVDEVSPRKKGRETALRENQRFVQMATSQNHSPLPELMDKPISSIKSFHIAEWKMTRLSTVKESSVAREKNFLCNVFTMAREWGYIEESPFSSVKFSDDRSASRDRRVSEEEIEQVLFALDHWEDHRVPETPAQTVALLWKLCIETAMRQQEVKYLVASEIDFDNRVINLAAERTKEKKKKTLALSSEAVRLLNLGKTDDDYWFASSKLNVSSIFSIAVRKTLINDLEFRDSRHEALTRLSEKLTPFELAKQAGHTDMNRTLKYFRKTAKDFSCKLA; encoded by the coding sequence ATGGCGAGGCTCGAAAAGAGAAAATCAGGCTGGCTGGCCCGGGTCAGAAAAAAGGGTATTGATCAGGCCCGGACATTCGACACAAAAAAAGAAGCCGCTGACTGGGCTTCCAGCCTTGAACGAAAAATTGATGAATATGGGAAGAATGCTGAAGAGGTGGTGCGCCATCAGTTGTATCGAAAAACGCTTAGGGAGACGTTTGTTCGGTACGTTGATGAAGTCAGTCCCAGGAAGAAAGGGAGGGAAACGGCATTACGGGAAAATCAGCGATTTGTGCAGATGGCAACCAGTCAGAACCATTCCCCTCTGCCGGAGTTAATGGATAAGCCCATTTCTTCCATCAAGAGCTTTCATATTGCAGAGTGGAAAATGACCCGGCTCAGTACGGTCAAAGAAAGCTCTGTGGCCAGGGAGAAGAACTTTCTGTGTAATGTGTTTACGATGGCTCGGGAGTGGGGCTATATCGAAGAGTCACCTTTTTCTAGTGTCAAATTTTCTGACGATCGTTCAGCTTCAAGGGATCGCAGAGTTTCAGAAGAAGAAATCGAGCAAGTACTCTTTGCACTGGATCACTGGGAAGACCATAGGGTGCCTGAAACACCGGCTCAAACGGTGGCATTGTTATGGAAGCTGTGCATCGAAACGGCCATGAGGCAACAGGAAGTGAAATATCTGGTCGCCAGTGAAATTGATTTTGATAATCGAGTGATTAATCTTGCGGCGGAAAGAACCAAAGAGAAGAAGAAAAAGACGCTGGCACTGTCCAGTGAAGCAGTTCGGTTATTGAATTTAGGTAAAACCGATGACGACTATTGGTTTGCTAGCTCAAAGCTAAACGTAAGCTCCATATTTAGCATTGCTGTGAGAAAAACGCTGATCAATGATCTTGAATTTCGCGATTCCAGGCACGAAGCGCTTACACGATTATCTGAAAAGCTAACACCGTTTGAGCTGGCGAAGCAGGCTGGTCACACCGACATGAACAGAACACTGAAGTATTTTAGAAAAACAGCAAAGGACTTTTCTTGTAAATTAGCCTGA